In the Sphingomonas sp. LM7 genome, one interval contains:
- the rpsD gene encoding 30S ribosomal protein S4, which yields MSKRSNAKHKLDRRMGENIWGRPKSPVNKREYGPGQHGQRRKGKVSDFGIQLRAKQKLKGYYGDITEKQFKRSYEDASKMKGDTGQNLIGLLEMRLDMIVYRAKFAPTIFAARQIVNHGHVRVDGEKCNIGSRRIKPGQIVSLSSKAQEMALVMEAQSLSERDIPDYVVPEGASKITFTRVPTLDEVPYPVRMEPNLVVEFYSR from the coding sequence ATGTCGAAGCGTTCTAACGCAAAGCACAAGCTCGACCGCCGGATGGGCGAAAACATCTGGGGTCGCCCGAAGAGCCCGGTCAACAAGCGTGAGTACGGCCCCGGCCAGCACGGCCAGCGCCGCAAGGGCAAGGTCTCAGACTTCGGCATCCAGCTGCGCGCCAAGCAGAAGCTCAAGGGCTATTACGGCGACATCACCGAGAAGCAGTTCAAGCGCTCGTACGAGGACGCTTCGAAGATGAAGGGCGATACCGGTCAGAACCTGATCGGCCTGCTCGAGATGCGCCTCGACATGATCGTCTATCGCGCCAAGTTCGCGCCGACGATCTTCGCCGCGCGCCAGATCGTCAACCACGGCCATGTCCGCGTCGACGGCGAGAAGTGCAACATCGGTTCGCGCCGTATCAAGCCCGGCCAGATCGTATCGCTCTCGTCCAAGGCGCAGGAAATGGCGCTGGTGATGGAAGCGCAGAGCCTGTCCGAGCGCGACATCCCCGATTATGTCGTCCCCGAGGGCGCATCGAAGATCACCTTCACGCGCGTTCCGACGCTCGACGAAGTGCCCTATCCGGTCCGCATGGAACCGAACCTCGTCGTCGAGTTCTACTCGCGCTGA
- a CDS encoding chorismate mutase, whose protein sequence is MQDTIDPEACTTMAEVRAGVDAVDQALVALLARRFGYMDAAARIKPERGQVRDEGRKAQVIANAQAHARAVALPEAPIGALWDQLVEASIAYELEAFDRR, encoded by the coding sequence ATGCAAGACACGATCGATCCCGAAGCCTGCACGACGATGGCCGAAGTCCGCGCCGGCGTGGACGCAGTCGACCAGGCGCTGGTCGCGCTGCTCGCACGCCGCTTCGGCTATATGGACGCGGCAGCCCGCATCAAGCCCGAACGTGGGCAGGTGCGGGACGAAGGACGAAAGGCGCAGGTCATCGCCAATGCGCAGGCACATGCGCGCGCAGTAGCGCTCCCCGAAGCGCCGATCGGCGCGCTATGGGATCAGCTGGTCGAAGCCTCGATTGCGTACGAGCTCGAGGCGTTCGACCGGCGCTGA
- a CDS encoding RNA methyltransferase, with protein MNPVVVLVRPQLGENIGKAARAMLNFGLTEMRLVAPRDGWPNPSAGPAASGADVVLEKAQVFGSVAEAVADCGQVYATTVRKRGVTKPVVTPEAAAREIRSAAERSAILFGPERSGLETDDVALARTIITVPINPEFGSLNLAQAVILVAYEWSKGANLASPPATELDPPAPQEELEGMIGQLEAMLDGSGYYFPPDRVPTTRRTLRTLLTKPGWTSPEVRTMRGVLSALNGRKRHRGD; from the coding sequence GTGAATCCCGTCGTCGTCCTGGTGCGCCCGCAATTGGGCGAGAATATCGGCAAGGCTGCGCGGGCAATGCTCAATTTCGGGCTGACCGAGATGCGGCTGGTCGCCCCGCGCGACGGCTGGCCCAATCCATCGGCCGGCCCGGCGGCGAGCGGTGCCGATGTCGTGCTGGAAAAGGCGCAGGTCTTCGGCAGCGTGGCGGAGGCGGTGGCGGATTGCGGCCAGGTCTATGCGACGACGGTGCGCAAGCGCGGGGTTACCAAGCCCGTCGTGACGCCCGAAGCAGCAGCGCGCGAAATCCGTTCGGCGGCCGAGCGCTCGGCGATCCTGTTCGGCCCGGAACGGTCCGGGCTGGAGACCGACGACGTGGCGCTTGCCCGCACGATCATTACCGTTCCGATCAACCCGGAATTCGGCTCCCTCAACCTTGCCCAGGCGGTGATCCTGGTCGCCTATGAATGGTCGAAAGGCGCGAATCTCGCCAGCCCGCCTGCCACAGAGCTCGATCCGCCCGCACCGCAGGAAGAGCTGGAAGGCATGATCGGGCAGCTGGAGGCGATGCTGGACGGGTCGGGCTATTATTTCCCGCCCGATCGCGTTCCCACCACGCGACGCACCCTGCGCACGTTGCTGACCAAGCCCGGGTGGACCTCCCCCGAAGTGCGCACGATGCGCGGTGTGCTCTCCGCGCTGAACGGCCGGAAGCGGCATCGCGGCGACTGA
- the nrdR gene encoding transcriptional regulator NrdR: MRCPFCGNEDSQVKDSRPTEDGAAIRRRRQCEACAARFTTFERIQLRDLTVVKNQDRREPFERDKLIRSVTLAARKRPVTSAQIERLVSGIQRQLETLGDSEIPSQRIGEMVMDGLKGLDSVAYIRFASVYKDFREAKDFEEFAGNVTEAGKG; encoded by the coding sequence TTGCGCTGCCCGTTCTGCGGAAATGAAGACAGCCAGGTGAAGGACAGCCGCCCCACCGAAGACGGGGCGGCGATCCGGAGGCGGCGGCAGTGCGAGGCCTGCGCCGCGCGTTTCACCACGTTCGAGCGCATTCAGCTGCGCGACCTGACGGTGGTCAAGAACCAGGATCGCCGCGAGCCGTTCGAGCGCGACAAGCTGATTCGATCAGTAACGCTCGCCGCGCGCAAGCGGCCGGTGACGTCTGCGCAGATCGAGCGGCTGGTATCGGGCATCCAGCGCCAGCTGGAGACGCTGGGTGACAGCGAGATCCCGTCGCAGCGGATCGGCGAGATGGTGATGGACGGGCTCAAGGGCCTCGATTCGGTGGCCTATATCCGCTTCGCCAGCGTCTATAAGGACTTCCGCGAGGCAAAGGACTTCGAGGAATTCGCCGGCAACGTCACCGAGGCGGGCAAGGGGTGA
- the glyA gene encoding serine hydroxymethyltransferase has translation MSTNPQNAGLQPDGFFTSALADADPAVFAGVRHELEREQHQIELIASENIVSKAVLEAQGSVFTNKYAEGYPGKRYYQGCHPSDEVEQLAIDRAKQLFGCDFANVQPHSGAQANGAVMLALTKPGDTIMGLSLDSGGHLTHGARAAMSGKWFNAIQYGVDPTTHLIDFDEVLAKAKEHQPKLIIAGGSAYPRIIDFAKFRAIADEVGAIFMVDMAHFAGLVAGGVHPTPFGHAHVVTTTTHKTLRGPRGGAVFTNDEAIAKKINSAVFPGLQGGPLMHVIAAKAVAFGEALRPDFKSYAAAIVENAKVLAATLNERGANLVSGGTDTHLALVDLTPLGVTGKDADEALERAAITCNKNGIPNDPLPPVKTSGIRVGSPAGTTRGFGPAEFREIGNMVADVLEGLRKNGEQGDAQIEANVRERVRALCERFPIYPEL, from the coding sequence ATGAGCACCAACCCGCAAAATGCAGGGCTCCAGCCCGACGGCTTCTTCACCAGCGCGCTCGCCGACGCCGATCCGGCAGTATTCGCCGGCGTGCGCCATGAGCTGGAGCGCGAGCAGCACCAGATCGAGCTGATCGCCAGCGAGAACATCGTCTCCAAGGCAGTGCTCGAAGCGCAGGGCAGCGTGTTCACCAACAAATACGCCGAGGGCTACCCCGGCAAGCGCTATTACCAGGGCTGCCACCCCTCGGACGAAGTCGAGCAGCTGGCGATCGATCGCGCCAAGCAGCTGTTCGGATGCGACTTCGCCAACGTCCAGCCGCATTCGGGCGCGCAGGCGAACGGCGCAGTGATGCTCGCGCTGACCAAGCCGGGCGACACGATCATGGGCCTCAGCCTCGATTCGGGCGGGCATCTGACCCACGGCGCGCGCGCGGCGATGAGCGGTAAGTGGTTCAACGCGATCCAGTACGGCGTCGATCCGACCACGCATCTGATCGACTTCGACGAAGTGCTGGCGAAGGCCAAGGAGCACCAGCCCAAGCTGATCATCGCGGGCGGATCGGCCTATCCGCGGATCATCGACTTCGCCAAGTTCCGCGCGATCGCCGATGAAGTCGGCGCGATCTTCATGGTCGACATGGCGCATTTCGCCGGTCTCGTCGCCGGCGGCGTCCACCCGACCCCGTTCGGCCACGCGCATGTCGTGACCACGACCACGCACAAGACGCTGCGCGGCCCGCGCGGCGGCGCGGTGTTCACCAATGACGAGGCGATCGCCAAGAAGATCAACAGCGCGGTGTTCCCTGGCCTGCAGGGTGGCCCGCTTATGCACGTCATCGCCGCCAAGGCCGTCGCGTTCGGCGAGGCGCTGCGCCCCGACTTCAAGTCGTACGCCGCCGCGATCGTGGAGAATGCCAAGGTGCTCGCCGCGACGCTCAACGAGCGCGGCGCCAACCTGGTCTCGGGCGGCACCGACACGCACCTTGCACTGGTCGACCTCACCCCGCTGGGCGTGACCGGCAAGGATGCCGACGAGGCGCTCGAGCGCGCCGCGATCACCTGCAACAAGAACGGCATCCCCAACGATCCGCTGCCGCCGGTCAAGACCAGCGGCATCCGCGTCGGCTCGCCCGCAGGCACCACCCGCGGCTTCGGCCCGGCCGAGTTCCGCGAGATCGGCAACATGGTCGCCGACGTGCTCGAGGGCCTGCGCAAGAATGGCGAGCAGGGCGACGCGCAGATCGAAGCCAATGTCCGCGAACGCGTCCGCGCGCTGTGCGAACGCTTCCCCATCTATCCGGAGCTGTAA
- the rpiB gene encoding ribose 5-phosphate isomerase B: MSHRIAIASDHAAFAMKSELAEWLRNEGHDVLDLGTNGPESVDYPDYGFRLGHAIESGDAAFGVAICGSGIGISIAVNRIAAARCALVSEPLSASLARQHNDANVVALGARLIGIEMAKACVTAFLETEFLGDRHQRRVEKLSNPQGA; this comes from the coding sequence ATGTCGCACCGCATCGCCATCGCTTCGGACCACGCCGCCTTCGCCATGAAGTCCGAACTCGCCGAATGGTTGCGTAACGAAGGCCATGATGTGCTCGATCTGGGCACCAACGGGCCCGAAAGCGTCGACTATCCCGATTACGGCTTCCGCCTGGGCCACGCGATCGAATCCGGCGACGCCGCGTTCGGCGTGGCGATCTGCGGATCGGGGATCGGCATCTCGATCGCCGTCAACCGCATCGCCGCCGCGCGCTGCGCGCTGGTTTCCGAGCCGCTTTCCGCCAGCCTTGCCCGCCAGCACAACGACGCCAACGTAGTCGCGCTCGGCGCGCGGCTGATCGGCATCGAAATGGCCAAGGCATGTGTCACCGCTTTCCTAGAGACCGAGTTCCTCGGCGATCGGCACCAGCGCCGGGTCGAGAAGCTCAGCAACCCGCAAGGAGCCTGA
- a CDS encoding LytTR family DNA-binding domain-containing protein — protein sequence MPAAPTTRQNRRDAASDKLRFANRVPGFAKRVWRDPPPGFPLLWIACLGAAGLMVVTGGFGTGRFAIGPRIAFWLLLMGWNALKWQLWFAWRVRKPGDWPRASLIGTLLLNLSLPVEIALCGVAVGAPFMLDPFETWGNALAISGVIIAVASMVAWVVLNRSKPEVPPIPDSGLLGRARVTPEALAAVEAEDHYCRVRSRDGQSALIHYRFGDALIELAGLDGAQVHRGAWVAGDAVEGAERDGRRWLLRLVDGAAVPVSATYAPEARRRGWLRRR from the coding sequence ATGCCTGCAGCCCCGACCACTCGCCAGAACCGCCGGGATGCCGCGTCGGACAAGCTGCGTTTCGCGAACCGCGTTCCCGGCTTCGCGAAACGCGTATGGCGCGATCCGCCGCCGGGATTTCCCCTGCTGTGGATCGCCTGCCTCGGCGCGGCGGGGCTGATGGTGGTGACCGGCGGGTTTGGAACCGGGCGCTTTGCGATCGGCCCGCGCATCGCCTTCTGGCTACTGTTGATGGGCTGGAATGCACTCAAGTGGCAGCTCTGGTTCGCCTGGCGGGTGCGCAAACCCGGCGACTGGCCGCGCGCGTCGCTGATCGGCACGCTATTGCTCAATCTTTCGCTGCCGGTCGAAATTGCGCTGTGCGGCGTCGCGGTCGGCGCGCCGTTCATGCTCGACCCGTTCGAGACCTGGGGAAACGCGCTGGCGATCTCGGGCGTGATCATCGCCGTCGCCTCGATGGTCGCGTGGGTGGTGCTCAATCGGTCGAAGCCCGAGGTCCCGCCGATTCCCGACAGCGGTCTGCTCGGCCGTGCCCGGGTGACGCCCGAAGCGCTCGCCGCAGTCGAGGCCGAGGACCATTATTGCCGGGTTCGCAGCCGCGACGGACAAAGCGCACTGATTCATTATCGCTTCGGCGACGCGCTGATCGAACTGGCCGGCCTGGACGGTGCGCAGGTGCATCGCGGCGCCTGGGTGGCGGGGGACGCCGTGGAGGGTGCGGAACGCGACGGGCGGCGGTGGCTGTTACGGCTGGTCGATGGCGCCGCGGTGCCGGTCAGCGCGACCTATGCGCCCGAAGCGCGGCGGCGCGGGTGGCTGCGCCGCCGCTGA
- a CDS encoding DUF1579 domain-containing protein, translating to MKTMILACAFALALPVAAHAQGADTAAVAAQQAAMARIAPMRGLWRGTGVSRGQHGEVSLTQTERVGPFLDGTLTLVEGKGFLEDGKVGFHAFATISYDPAAKTYWMNSHAQGRSGRFELKVTDTGWSWDIPAGPAKIRYSATLSADKWIETGDYVADGKPPQRFFEMTLTRAGDTDWPEAGGVTKP from the coding sequence ATGAAGACGATGATTCTGGCCTGCGCATTCGCACTGGCGCTTCCGGTGGCGGCGCACGCCCAGGGTGCCGATACCGCGGCCGTCGCGGCGCAGCAGGCGGCGATGGCCAGGATCGCGCCGATGCGCGGTCTATGGCGCGGCACCGGCGTTAGCCGCGGCCAGCACGGCGAAGTCAGCCTCACCCAGACCGAGCGCGTCGGCCCGTTCCTCGACGGCACGCTCACCCTGGTCGAGGGCAAGGGCTTCCTGGAAGACGGCAAGGTCGGCTTCCATGCCTTCGCCACGATCTCCTATGATCCCGCGGCCAAGACCTACTGGATGAACAGCCATGCTCAGGGGCGCAGCGGGCGCTTCGAGCTCAAGGTCACCGACACCGGCTGGAGCTGGGACATTCCCGCCGGCCCCGCCAAGATTCGTTATTCGGCCACGCTCTCGGCCGACAAATGGATCGAGACCGGCGATTATGTCGCCGACGGCAAGCCGCCCCAGCGTTTCTTCGAAATGACGCTCACGCGCGCCGGCGACACCGACTGGCCCGAAGCCGGCGGCGTCACGAAACCGTGA